From a single Bacillus pumilus genomic region:
- the ilvD gene encoding dihydroxy-acid dehydratase produces the protein MAELRSNMIKQGIDRAPHRSLLRAAGVKDEDFGKPFIAVCNSYIDIVPGHVHLQEFGKVVKEAIREAGGVPFEFNTIGVDDGIAMGHIGMRYSLPSREIIADSVETVVSAHWFDGMVCIPNCDKITPGMMMAAMRVNIPTVFVSGGPMEAGRTSDGRKISLSSVFEGVGAYQSGKINEEELNELEQFGCPTCGSCSGMFTANSMNCLAEALGIALPGNGTILATSPERREFAKKSAKQLMELIKKDIKPRDIVTEKAIDNAFALDMALGGSTNTVLHTLAIANEAGVEYSLERINEVAERVPHLSKLAPASDVYIEDLHEAGGVTAALNELSKKEGALHLDTMTVTAKTLGENIAGHEVKDYNVIYPIDKPFTEKGGLAVLFGNLAPDGAIIKTGGVQDGITRHEGPAIVFESQEEALEGIINRKVEAGHVVIIRYEGPKGGPGMPEMLAPTSQIVGMGLGPKVALITDGRFSGASRGLSIGHVSPEAAEGGPLAFVENGDHVVVDIEQRILSVDVPEEEWEKRKANWKGFEPKVKTGYLARYSKLVTSANTGGIMKI, from the coding sequence ATGGCAGAACTACGCAGTAATATGATTAAACAAGGAATTGATAGAGCACCTCACCGAAGCTTACTAAGAGCGGCGGGGGTAAAGGATGAGGACTTTGGCAAGCCATTTATTGCCGTATGTAATTCCTATATTGATATCGTCCCAGGACATGTCCATCTTCAGGAATTCGGGAAGGTGGTCAAAGAAGCCATCCGTGAAGCTGGCGGGGTTCCATTTGAATTTAATACAATTGGGGTCGATGACGGTATTGCCATGGGGCATATTGGGATGAGATATTCATTGCCAAGCCGTGAAATCATTGCTGATTCTGTAGAAACCGTTGTATCTGCACACTGGTTTGATGGAATGGTTTGTATTCCTAACTGCGATAAAATCACACCAGGGATGATGATGGCAGCGATGCGCGTCAATATTCCGACTGTCTTTGTCAGCGGCGGTCCGATGGAAGCGGGTAGAACAAGTGATGGTAGAAAGATTTCTCTTTCTTCTGTATTTGAAGGCGTTGGGGCATACCAGTCAGGTAAAATTAATGAAGAAGAATTAAATGAATTAGAACAGTTTGGCTGTCCAACCTGCGGATCTTGTTCAGGTATGTTTACAGCAAACTCAATGAACTGTTTAGCTGAGGCGCTTGGGATTGCTCTTCCTGGAAATGGAACGATTTTGGCGACATCACCAGAGCGAAGAGAATTTGCGAAAAAGTCAGCAAAACAATTGATGGAGCTCATTAAAAAGGATATTAAACCACGTGATATTGTCACAGAGAAAGCAATTGATAACGCATTTGCATTAGATATGGCACTTGGTGGTTCAACTAATACAGTTCTTCATACTCTGGCGATTGCAAATGAAGCAGGTGTTGAATATTCACTTGAACGTATAAATGAAGTAGCAGAGCGTGTACCTCATTTATCAAAACTTGCTCCAGCTTCAGATGTATATATTGAAGATTTACATGAAGCGGGCGGTGTCACAGCTGCGCTAAATGAATTGTCCAAGAAAGAAGGAGCACTTCATTTAGACACAATGACCGTCACAGCGAAAACGCTTGGTGAGAACATTGCAGGCCATGAGGTCAAAGACTATAACGTCATCTATCCAATCGACAAGCCATTTACTGAAAAGGGCGGCTTAGCCGTTTTATTTGGAAACCTTGCGCCGGATGGAGCCATCATTAAAACGGGCGGGGTTCAAGATGGGATCACACGCCACGAGGGACCTGCGATCGTATTTGAATCACAAGAAGAAGCCCTTGAAGGCATCATTAATAGAAAGGTAGAAGCAGGCCATGTTGTCATTATTCGCTACGAAGGGCCTAAAGGCGGACCTGGTATGCCAGAAATGCTTGCACCTACTTCACAAATTGTCGGAATGGGTCTTGGACCAAAGGTAGCTTTAATTACGGACGGACGTTTTTCCGGCGCTTCTCGCGGCTTGTCCATTGGACACGTCTCTCCAGAGGCAGCTGAGGGCGGCCCGCTTGCCTTTGTTGAAAATGGCGACCATGTTGTAGTGGATATTGAACAGCGCATTTTAAGCGTAGATGTTCCAGAGGAAGAATGGGAAAAAAGAAAAGCGAACTGGAAAGGCTTTGAGCCAAAAGTGAAAACTGGCTATCTTGCCAGATATTCAAAACTTGTGACATCAGCCAATACAGGCGGAATTATGAAAATTTAA
- a CDS encoding conserved virulence factor C family protein, whose translation MKITAIEPTPSPNTMKVILTEALAGGKSNNYKKDQKDEAPEMIKRILNIEGVKGVYHVADFLAVERNAKFDWQGILQQVREAFGQETEGLQESQSGGDTFGEVKVFVQMFNGIPMQVKLTDGEREERFGMPERFQAAILKLRSSSDNVVFERVWKEHGVRFGDFADIGQEVTEELQAAYDDERLARLTEAVKEGQEAVDQQVNRKAYDVTEEMLHEEDWKKRFAHLEQMQPEQKDIPVLMKAMEDPKTSIRRQAVVNAGMIEDPAILPILYKGLKDKTVTVRRTAGDCISDLGDPSAIEAMIESLKDPSKLVRWRAAMFLYEEGDEIALDALKEAEQDPEFEVSLQVKMAIERIEHGEEAKGSVWKQMTESRKNASE comes from the coding sequence ATGAAAATAACAGCGATAGAGCCGACGCCAAGTCCGAATACCATGAAGGTTATTTTGACAGAAGCACTTGCCGGTGGTAAAAGCAACAATTACAAAAAGGATCAAAAAGACGAAGCGCCGGAGATGATCAAGCGCATTTTGAATATTGAAGGTGTAAAAGGCGTTTATCATGTCGCAGATTTCTTAGCGGTCGAGCGTAATGCAAAGTTTGATTGGCAGGGCATTTTACAACAGGTCAGAGAAGCTTTTGGTCAAGAAACAGAAGGCCTGCAAGAATCACAGTCAGGCGGTGACACATTTGGCGAAGTCAAAGTGTTTGTCCAAATGTTTAATGGAATCCCGATGCAAGTCAAATTAACGGACGGTGAAAGAGAAGAGCGGTTCGGAATGCCTGAACGCTTCCAAGCAGCCATTTTAAAGCTCAGAAGCAGTTCAGACAATGTCGTGTTTGAACGTGTGTGGAAAGAACATGGCGTTCGTTTTGGTGATTTTGCGGATATTGGTCAGGAGGTCACAGAGGAGCTGCAGGCAGCCTATGATGACGAGCGTTTAGCCCGCTTAACAGAGGCGGTCAAAGAAGGGCAAGAAGCGGTAGATCAACAGGTGAATCGTAAGGCATATGACGTGACAGAAGAAATGCTGCACGAGGAAGATTGGAAAAAACGTTTTGCCCATCTAGAGCAAATGCAGCCAGAGCAAAAGGATATACCTGTTTTAATGAAAGCAATGGAGGACCCTAAAACATCCATTCGCAGACAAGCTGTTGTGAATGCTGGAATGATTGAAGATCCTGCCATTCTGCCTATTTTATATAAGGGGCTCAAAGACAAAACAGTCACGGTCCGCAGAACAGCCGGAGACTGCATTTCAGACCTTGGTGACCCAAGCGCTATAGAAGCAATGATCGAATCATTAAAGGACCCAAGTAAACTTGTCCGCTGGCGTGCAGCGATGTTTCTTTATGAAGAAGGTGATGAAATAGCACTTGATGCATTAAAAGAAGCTGAGCAAGATCCTGAATTTGAAGTCAGCCTTCAAGTGAAAATGGCAATTGAACGCATTGAGCACGGAGAAGAAGCGAAAGGCTCTGTGTGGAAGCAAATGACAGAAAGTAGAAAGAATGCCTCAGAATAA
- a CDS encoding HD domain-containing protein, whose amino-acid sequence MTQKKQLEAAASFVSDQLKNEPTGHDAAHIDRVRRLACHIAYREGGSLFIIEMAAIVHDVIDEKLSSEWRLSPNRLELQLLSWEVNTRDIRYIMDIITTMSFRHRHKQHRPMTLEGAIVQDADRLDAIGASGIARVFTYAGAKGEPHYTKDKQHGSVLKHMEEKLLKLKDLMNTRAGKQLAEKRHELMSLFIKTWKEECGLTDE is encoded by the coding sequence ATCACGCAGAAAAAACAATTGGAGGCAGCTGCCTCCTTTGTTTCAGATCAGTTGAAAAATGAACCGACTGGACACGATGCAGCTCATATTGATCGTGTGCGGCGGCTTGCCTGCCATATTGCTTATCGGGAAGGTGGCTCTCTTTTTATCATCGAAATGGCGGCGATTGTTCATGATGTCATTGATGAAAAGCTGTCAAGTGAATGGAGACTTTCACCAAATCGGCTTGAGCTTCAGCTTCTTTCTTGGGAAGTCAATACGCGGGATATTCGTTATATCATGGACATCATTACAACGATGTCTTTTCGTCATCGACATAAGCAGCATAGGCCAATGACGTTAGAAGGAGCCATTGTTCAAGATGCAGATAGACTCGATGCGATAGGAGCAAGCGGGATCGCAAGAGTGTTTACGTATGCAGGCGCAAAAGGGGAACCCCACTACACAAAAGACAAGCAGCATGGCTCCGTGCTAAAGCATATGGAAGAAAAATTGCTCAAATTAAAAGACCTGATGAACACTCGTGCAGGGAAGCAGCTTGCCGAGAAGCGTCATGAATTGATGAGTTTATTTATTAAGACGTGGAAAGAAGAATGCGGCCTTACAGATGAGTAG
- a CDS encoding glutathione peroxidase: MSIYDIQVKTINGQEKSMADYKGKVLIIVNTASKCGLTPQFKQLQELYDQYHEKGLEILGFPCNQFMNQEPEGEEAIQEFCSLNYGVTFPMFAKVDVNGDNAHPLFKHLTNHAKGVLGTKTVKWNFTKFIVDQNGEVTERFSPKTPPKELESSIIALLDK, encoded by the coding sequence ATGTCAATTTATGATATTCAGGTTAAGACCATTAACGGTCAGGAAAAATCAATGGCAGATTACAAAGGAAAAGTACTCATTATTGTCAACACAGCAAGCAAATGTGGACTGACTCCTCAATTTAAACAATTGCAAGAGCTATATGATCAATATCATGAAAAGGGCCTTGAAATTTTAGGATTTCCATGTAACCAATTTATGAACCAGGAACCAGAAGGAGAAGAAGCCATTCAAGAATTCTGTTCTTTGAATTATGGCGTGACCTTCCCTATGTTTGCGAAAGTAGATGTGAATGGTGATAATGCGCATCCGCTTTTCAAACATTTAACAAATCATGCAAAAGGTGTACTTGGAACGAAAACCGTGAAATGGAATTTTACTAAATTTATCGTGGATCAAAACGGAGAAGTCACTGAACGATTCTCTCCGAAAACACCACCAAAAGAATTAGAAAGCTCTATCATCGCTCTTTTGGACAAATAA
- a CDS encoding formate--tetrahydrofolate ligase, which produces MITKHLSDIDIAQKAKLRPIQDIAAKLQIHDEELECYGFTKAKISLTIFDRLKAQKEGHVILVTSINPTPAGEGKSTVTVGLGQAFEKIGKKAIIAMREPSLGPTMGIKGGAAGGGYSQVLPMEEINLHFTGDFHAITSAHNALSAFIDNHIHHGNELGIDARRIVWKRVLDLNDRALRQVVVGLGGQLNGYPREDGFDITVASEMMAILCLAEDLTDLKKRLSSIVVAYNQDGEPVTVGGLGYEGVLTLLLKDALKPNLVQTIEGTPALVHGGPFANIAHGCNSLIATKMAAKLADYVVTEAGFGADLGAEKFLHIKTRAGDFKPGAVVIVATVRALKMHGGMKKTELKEENVKAVLEGIHNLEKHIETVQAFGLPYVVAVNRFITDTKEEIEAIEGWCHAHGHPVKAVNVWEEGGEGGTALAKELTTLIEKKKNSFSYLYEENDSIEEKLSKVAQVVYGADGVTLTSKARKQLAAIEENGWGHLPVCMAKTQYSLSDDPALIGRPKGFTITIRELKPSVGAGFIVALTGSILTMPGLPKKPAALEMDLLEDGSVTGLF; this is translated from the coding sequence ATGATCACAAAGCATTTATCAGATATTGATATTGCCCAAAAGGCAAAGCTGAGACCTATTCAAGACATTGCAGCAAAGCTGCAAATACATGACGAAGAATTAGAATGCTATGGTTTCACAAAAGCGAAAATATCTTTGACTATTTTTGACCGTTTAAAGGCACAAAAGGAAGGTCATGTGATTCTTGTTACTTCGATCAATCCAACGCCAGCAGGTGAAGGGAAGTCCACCGTAACAGTTGGCCTCGGTCAAGCCTTCGAAAAAATCGGGAAAAAGGCAATCATTGCGATGCGGGAGCCTTCATTAGGTCCTACAATGGGCATTAAAGGCGGTGCAGCAGGTGGAGGATATTCACAGGTCTTGCCAATGGAAGAAATCAATCTTCATTTTACAGGAGATTTTCATGCCATTACATCCGCACATAATGCTTTATCTGCGTTCATTGATAACCATATCCATCATGGGAATGAACTCGGTATCGACGCGCGCCGCATTGTGTGGAAGCGAGTGCTTGATTTAAACGATCGTGCGTTAAGACAAGTCGTTGTCGGACTTGGCGGACAGTTAAATGGGTATCCTAGAGAAGACGGGTTTGACATTACAGTTGCCTCCGAAATGATGGCCATCCTTTGTTTAGCAGAAGACTTAACGGACTTAAAAAAACGTCTTTCTTCTATTGTTGTTGCTTATAATCAGGATGGAGAGCCAGTCACAGTTGGAGGACTAGGATATGAAGGGGTTCTTACGTTACTTTTAAAAGACGCGCTCAAACCGAATCTTGTTCAAACGATCGAAGGAACTCCTGCCCTCGTTCATGGTGGTCCTTTTGCTAATATTGCGCATGGATGTAATAGTTTAATTGCAACTAAAATGGCAGCAAAATTAGCTGATTATGTCGTAACAGAAGCTGGATTTGGAGCAGATCTTGGTGCAGAAAAGTTCCTTCACATTAAAACAAGAGCTGGTGATTTCAAGCCTGGTGCAGTTGTGATTGTAGCGACTGTCAGAGCATTAAAAATGCATGGCGGAATGAAAAAAACTGAACTCAAAGAAGAGAATGTAAAAGCGGTATTAGAAGGTATACATAATTTAGAAAAGCATATTGAAACTGTGCAAGCTTTCGGACTTCCATACGTCGTCGCAGTGAACAGGTTTATCACAGATACAAAAGAAGAGATTGAAGCGATAGAAGGTTGGTGCCACGCACATGGTCATCCAGTCAAAGCGGTGAATGTATGGGAAGAAGGTGGCGAAGGCGGGACAGCACTTGCTAAGGAACTGACGACTCTTATTGAAAAGAAGAAAAACAGCTTTTCCTATTTGTATGAAGAAAATGATTCCATCGAAGAAAAGTTATCTAAAGTGGCTCAAGTGGTTTACGGGGCAGATGGCGTCACCCTCACTTCAAAAGCAAGAAAGCAGCTGGCAGCCATCGAGGAAAACGGCTGGGGGCATTTACCGGTTTGTATGGCAAAAACGCAATATTCACTTTCCGATGATCCAGCTTTAATTGGTAGACCTAAAGGCTTTACCATTACGATTCGCGAATTAAAACCGTCTGTAGGGGCGGGCTTTATTGTAGCTTTAACTGGCAGCATTCTGACAATGCCTGGATTACCTAAAAAACCTGCAGCGCTTGAGATGGATTTATTAGAAGACGGCAGTGTGACAGGACTCTTTTAA
- the metA gene encoding homoserine O-acetyltransferase MetA has translation MPINIPVHLPAKQILESENIFVMDETRAFKQDIRPLNIVILNLMPKKIQTETQLLRMLGNSPLQVYFTFLIPSTHTPKNTSREHLDEFYTTFESIRHKKFDGMIITGAPIEHLPFEEVSYWKELQDILDWSKTNVTSTLHICWGAQAGLYHHYGIEKIKLPEKKFGVFEHLVKEKKERLVRGFDEVYYVPHSRHTDINTEQLKNTPNLKVLSISEEAGVCLIVSDDDKQVFLTGHPEYDTDTLKQEYERDLLKHDKVEKPVHYFIEDGDTLVPVNRWKAHATLLFMNWLNYYVYQETPYVWE, from the coding sequence TTGCCTATTAACATACCAGTTCATCTGCCGGCAAAACAAATACTAGAGAGCGAAAACATTTTCGTCATGGATGAGACAAGGGCATTCAAGCAAGATATCCGTCCTTTGAATATCGTGATCTTAAATTTAATGCCAAAAAAAATACAAACTGAAACGCAGCTGCTAAGAATGCTCGGAAATTCTCCTTTGCAAGTGTACTTTACGTTCTTGATTCCAAGTACACATACACCGAAAAATACGTCGAGAGAGCATCTAGATGAATTTTATACGACCTTTGAATCGATTCGCCATAAAAAATTTGATGGAATGATTATCACCGGTGCACCAATTGAGCATTTACCTTTTGAAGAAGTTTCCTATTGGAAAGAGCTGCAGGACATTTTAGACTGGAGTAAAACAAATGTGACGTCTACCCTTCATATTTGCTGGGGCGCACAGGCCGGTCTATATCACCATTATGGGATTGAAAAAATCAAGCTTCCCGAGAAAAAATTTGGCGTATTTGAGCATCTTGTGAAAGAAAAAAAAGAAAGATTAGTCAGAGGTTTCGATGAAGTATACTATGTCCCACATTCTAGGCATACAGATATTAATACAGAACAATTAAAAAACACACCGAATTTAAAAGTATTGAGTATATCTGAGGAAGCGGGTGTTTGTTTAATTGTTTCAGATGATGATAAACAAGTATTCTTAACTGGACATCCTGAATATGATACAGACACATTGAAGCAGGAATATGAAAGAGATTTGTTGAAACATGATAAAGTCGAAAAACCTGTCCACTATTTTATAGAAGATGGTGACACATTAGTCCCTGTGAATCGCTGGAAAGCTCATGCGACTTTACTGTTTATGAATTGGCTGAATTATTATGTTTATCAAGAAACACCATATGTTTG